The following proteins come from a genomic window of Chionomys nivalis chromosome 9, mChiNiv1.1, whole genome shotgun sequence:
- the LOC130881489 gene encoding dynactin subunit 2-like, which yields MADPKYADLPGIARNEPDVYETSDLPEDDQAEFDVEELTSTSVEHIIVNPNAAYDKFKDKRVRTKGLDFSDRIGKTKRTGYESGDYEMLGEGLGVKETPQQKYQRLLHEVQELTTEVEKIKTTMKESATEEKLTPVVLAKQLAALKQQLVASHLEKLLGPDAAINLTDPDGALAKRLLLQLEATKNSKGTSGGRTTDGTPPESGLVTYELHSRPEQDKFSQAAKVAELEKRLTELEATVRCDQDAQNPLSAGLQGACLMETVELLQAKVSALDLAVLDQVEARLQSVLGKVNEIAKHKASVEDADTQSKVHQLYETVQRWSPTASTLPELVQRLVTIKQLHEQAMQFGQLLTHLDTTQQMIAASLKDNATLLTQVQTTMCENLATVEGNFASIDERMKKLGK from the coding sequence ATGGCGGACCCTAAATACGCCGACCTCCCCGGCATTGCCAGGAACGAGCCAGATGTTTATGAAACCAGCGACCTACCTGAGGATGATCAAGCAGAGTTTGATGTGGAGGAGCTAACCAGCACGAGTGTGGAGCACATCATTGTCAATCCCAATGCTGCCTatgacaagttcaaggacaagagAGTGAGGACAAAGGGCCTCGATTTCTCAGATCGCATTGGGAAAACCAAGAGGACAGGATACGAATCTGGAGACTATGAGATGCTTGGCGAGGGCCTGGGCGTGAAGGAGACACCGCAGCAGAAGTACCAGCGGCTACTGCATGAAGTCCAGGAGCTGACGACTGAAGTGGAGAAAATCAAGACGACAATGAAGGAGTCAGCCACCGAGGAGAAACTGACCCCTGTGGTGCTGGCTAAACAGCTGGCAGCCCTGAAGCAGCAGCTGGTTGCTTCTCACCTGGAGAAGCTGCTGGGACCCGATGCTGCCATCAACCTCACTGACCCGGATGGAGCCCTGGCTAAGCGCTTACTGCTGCAGCTGGAAGCCACCAAGAACAGCAAAGGGACTTCAGGAGGAAGGACCACAGATGGGACCCCCCCAGAAAGTGGCCTTGTCACTTATGAACTGCACTCTCGGCCTGAGCAGGACAAGTTCTCACAAGCTGCCAAAGTTGCAGAACTTGAGAAGCGTCTGACAGAGCTGGAGGCCACTGTCCGCTGTGATCAGGATGCTCAGAATCCCCTTTCTGCAGGTCTGCAGGGAGCCTGCCTTATGGAAACTGTAGAACTGTTGCAAGCCAAGGTGAGCGCCCTGGACCTTGCAGTTTTGGACCAAGTAGAGGCTCGGCTGCAGAGTGTCCTGGGAAAGGTGAATGAAATTGCCAAGCACAAAGCCTCTGTGGAGGATGCAGACACACAGAGCAAGGTGCACCAGCTTTATGAAACCGTGCAGCGCTGGAGCCCCACTGCCTCTACCCTTCCTGAGCTGGTGCAGAGACTAGTCACCATCAAGCAGCTACACGAGCAAGCTATGCAGTTTGGCCAGCTCCTGACACACTTGGATACTACCCAGCAGATGATTGCCGCCTCCCTTAAGGACAATGCCACTCTCCTGACCCAGGTACAGACAACTATGTGTGAGAACTTGGCCACGGTCGAGGGGAATTTTGCCAGCATCGATGAGAGGATGAAGAAGCTGGGGAAGTGA